In the Diospyros lotus cultivar Yz01 chromosome 13, ASM1463336v1, whole genome shotgun sequence genome, cTTTTGCATTTATACCTAACCTCCAATCAGTTACGCGAAAAGGCCAACACTAAAAGAACTAGCTTGTAtggaaactaaaaaaaaaaatagatacaaaatgaaatgagagtagagaaatgatattttttaaaaaaaagtgagaaacgaaaatataaaaaaaaatgcaaaaataaaaaatataggggcatttttaagaaatataaattttaatataattttttttaaaaactaattatttaatttaaaaataaacataaattctataatgcatttaaataaaatttgaaaaatttctaatattacaaaatgcccttaaaacatttttaaaattatagaaacggTTTGAAAACGTTTGACGTTTCAAAAATagaaacattttgaaaattttgaaacaatgCCCTTaagacgtttttgtatatcatAGGTCGAAAGGTGATGGGCCTTGTTTTAGGATATATTCGTTgtatatttcttaaattttgtaatttttgtttggagatttttttttaatttatattttactaaatatgtttttttttatttttttttgaattaggGACGACATCCCCTTTGTTACTTATAGTGTTGAATAAATTAACTGCACATCCTCTTAAATTTGGGGTCTTAGCTCAAACACTTCTTGAactttatttttcacaaaattagtCCATGagctttttttaaaattacaaccCATACCTAGAAacaactttaattaaattaatttaagtttaaattatcCCAAATCTCTATTCAATTTAGATTAAGGGAAAATTACACACAATACCCttaggtagtatttgttaattaagatatgaggtaaaaaatttcagatataagaaatatttcaggtgtttgttattttcaacgtgtatattaaatttatctaacatttttcaaaaatacccttacgtGACTTCTTACTtactttttacaaataaatttatccgacccctctctagataaatttatttgatattttacatataagGCTAAATTACCTATATACCTCTCAtaggataattaatgtcattcaatatatttttaagatttaaatttattaagtcttatttttacaataaagttagttttaaaataacttatttatttaagtcttataattaatgtcatttaatatatttttaaattatcatatgttttgacaattttttaaatttaaatgaaattattactttcattgatttttaaaatctaaatttatctaatacaaatttatctaaaattttattatctaatacaaattTCTTTCAcagatttttaaattattttattcatttttatattttattatctattataaaaatatattttgatactTTTTAATTATCTATGTGGAATTATTGTTATTCCACCAATAATCATTTCTACTTGGTGAGTCCttttagaatctatttttgaatatggatttagaaaataaaatattatttttaattttattttttgacaattcacattaatcataaaacactattttaatcataaaattgttATTAATGTTATCATACAACTTTAAATGAATTTAGtaatagagatattttaataaaaattcctTATTTTggtacttatcatatgcatttaacaaacatatgaaaaaaattataatattcaatgAATTCTtaacatataaattttaaaatatttaacaaccttattttgaccattttatatcttaatttaaaaaatattcaaaactcATCTTGATATTCccttattttgctcattttaacaaacgttacctTAATGTTTAGGATAATGACAAGAACTACTTTtgatatttggaaaaatatattaagtactcctaaaatttaatattatgttacaATTTTCTCTTACCATTAGTTAACCttacttaattattaaaaataaccaaaacaccctcacatatttttttttctctcagcCCCAGATGATTTGGGTTCGAGGTGCATATTCATGATCAAATTCAAATGAATACCATATACAGCATAATAATTAGAACATATTTgtatcattaaaatatatttttttaatttaaaagtataTCTTCCCCAAAAACTAAACCACCAATAACTGCCAAGCTAAACTTTTGAGAGGTACTCTTTATTTAGTCTATTGAAGCAAGTGCTACATATAGGTGAAGGGAATTGAGTCTTTATTCATGTTTACATAGGATGTAACGTGTATCAGATACCATCTTTATATGTAGTCATCATCAATCGCCCACGCAATTGATTAAGAGCAATTAGTTAATCCACGATCAAATGCGTTACTTGTTTTAGTTTAAGGGCAATTGGAGGTTTCGATCATCAGATGGCAAGTGGTTCAGAGCCTTAAATGAGAGAGGGCAGAGGTCCCATCAAGGCCTTTGGCACAGAAGTTAAGTACGTAATCTCTCACAGTAGTTTCCTTGTACTTTGGAGGATTGTCTTCTGATAGCAGCTCTTTGATGGGCCCATAAAGCTTCGTGTATGGCAGAAAGTCTGTGCTGAAGAAGCATGCCACTGAAACTCGTGGACCAACTTTGTTTGCCAATACTCTGTGCTCAACGCTTATAAACTTGTCATTTGATATCAGCTGAAAGCCCCAACACAAAACCCAGTTAATGTCATTCTATGAAATATGAATGTAACTCGCAAGACAAAACTTCTATTCCATTTGAATGATCAGTTTTTGGTGCAGAGACTGAATCCACTATTTGAATTTAGCTTCTAATATAATGCAGGGTTCTAATGGCTGCCTCAGGAGAAGCCCCGAAGTTCAGAGCTTTAAGTGAGTGAGGACAAAGGTGCCGTGAAGGCCTCCGGCAAATAAGTGAAGCGTGTACTCTTTGACAGTGGATTCCCTGTACTTTGGATGATTGTCTTGCGACAAGAGCATATATATTTACTTGGTCAGTGACCATGACTCTGCCTGAAGCAAATTAAAGAGAGTACGTAAATCAAAAACTTGCCTGCAGAAGATCTCCTATATTGACCACAAGAGCTCCAGGGGTGGGAGGAACATCAATCCACTGGTTCTGATGAAGAACTTGGAGGCCTCCAATGTGATCCTGCAGAAGCACTGTGAGGAAGTCATTGTCAGCATGCTTGCTGGTGCCTAGGGTTAGCTCTGGCTGCGGGCAAGCTGGGTAGTAGTGGCATAAAACACTAAGCCCCTCAGCACACCCCATGTCTATCAATTTGTCTGGCTTGAGCCCAAGAGCCTCTGATAATAGCTTGAACAAATATCTCCCTAGCTTCATTACTTGCTCCGGGTACTCCTTCAGAATTTCTCTGCAACGTACGTAAACTAGGATATTATATATGAGTCCTGCTATTCGTACAGAAGAAGTTTTACAGGGAGTTGTACAGAACTAATATATCATGATATTTTGACAGTACGTAAGAtataaattgaaacaatttatCGCGATAAATTGCtgataaattgaattaaatgaaaagagggagaagagagagggAACACTGGCGAAACCCTTCTTCCCAAACCACCCAAATCAACCGACCATCGGCAAAGCCACCATTCTCCATTGGCAACACAGAAAGCGATTGACTGGAGCTTGGATTTATTTTGTGTCTTCTGGTATATTGTTGATATCGAGCTTCCTACAATGCTAAAATCATATTAAGGAAAAGGTCTGGTGCTTTGATAAGTGGCAAAGCTCCAGAAGATGATCTCTTCATCTGGCTGTTATTACCGTTACATCACCTCATGaaccatttaattttttatgttgccTGTCTTGATAAGAAGGTAGACCTGAGGCATGACAGGGAATCATTTACAATTTTTAGTTCTGTTGAGTTCTTTAGTTCTCTGTAGGCAATTGGATTTACAGTTATTTTTGTTCTGGATGCTGACTGTCTTTAGGTGCTGGAAATTGTGCTGAAGAGCACTGTTATCTCCCTTCTTACTGGTAAGAGGCCAAGTTATATTTTTCAGTAGATGGTGGGGCCGACGGTTGTGAGAGAAGAGCGATGGTGTCTgtgagaggaagagagagagtcGATTGCGTCACCAGTCGTCTCTGGTGGGTGGGCCGGCGGTCGTGAGCGCGACACTGAAAGAGAGATGGCGGTGGCTGGGTCCGACACCGTCTGCGAGAgggagagtgaaagagagacagagagagctGTACAGTTGGGCGGGCGGATGGAGCCGACACTCGTCTgcaagagggagaagaagagtgAGAGAGACAAAGGCCAACAGTGTTCATTGGGTCATTAATTAGAGGGCCAAATTGGTCATTTCGCCTCATTCTGTAAAGTTTCTGTACAATTTATTCTGGGGAAATTTTATTCAGAACCCGAAAATTTGCTCTTCAAAACCCACgtcccatcaaaattttcaataattttaatatacctctTTTACCCCCACAACCCACAACAAACTCTCTtctccgatcacctctcatcCTCAGCCAtcacctaaatatataaatacgcaCTCACGcatacttatacatatatatatacacatagcatggccgcggccatggcagccgcgaccATGCAACCcagcgcacacacacatatacactcacacaccaatacactcacacacctatataaatatatatacacacacttatatatatatatatacaagttccatggccgcgaccatggtagccgcggccatggaaacCCCCGCACCTCGTGGTGCAGGGGTTTCTATAatccccgcaccgcgaggtgcggaagTTTttgaaatccccgcacctcgcgaTGCGGGGGTTTCAGCAACCCCCACACCGTGAGGTGCGGAGATTTCTAAAATCTCCGCACCTGGCGGTGCAGGGAATCAAGCCTTCCCCGACTGCTGGGAAGGcttgattaaatttgttttattttaattaaatttgttttattttattttaattaaatttattttattataataaaataaaataaaaaataatataaataaataaattctaaatatctgtattttaagtaattataaattaactaattttaaattttaaatcattgtaattaagtgttgaatttttaatacttaaaaaaatttaaaatttattttattgaattacttaaaaatatgcatatctaaaaatcctatcatcatttaaaataattttttttaaatatatatatctttacctaattcaataagataaatttaaaaatcctatcatcatttaaaatatattctttttaaatatatgtaattataaaaaaaatatattttaaatgatgataaaatttttagatatgtgtatctttaagtaatttaataagataaattaattaattttaaattcttttaagtattaaaaattcaacaccatgatttaaaatttaaaattagttaaattataattacttaaaatccagaaatttaaaaattatttatttgtattattttattataataaaatttttaattaaaataaaattataaaaatataaaaagtcttcCCGACTGCTGGCAGTCGGGGAAACTTGGCTTTCCCAACTGCTGGCAGTCAGGGATTTCAAcaatccccgcacctcgcggtgcgggggttgtTGAAACTCCCGCACCGCGAGATGCGGGAATTTCTGAAATCCCTGCACCTCGAGGTGCGGGGGTTGCTAAAactcccgcaccgcgaggtgcggagatTACTGAAATCctcgcacctcgcggtgcgggagtTGCTAAAAacctccgcaccgcgaggtgcggaggtttTCATGGCCgcaactgccatggccgcggccatgcttttgtgtgtgtgagtgtgtatatatatatataagtgtgtatgagtgtgtgtatatatatatatgtgtgtgtgtgtgtgtgctgggttgctgtgtgtgtgtatatatatatatatgtgtgtgtttgtgtgtatatgatgtagaagggaaagagagatgcGAGATGATAGTCGGCgatgagaggtgatcggagaAGAGGGTTGGCTGTGGTTGTGGGGGGgataaaataggtattttaaaattattagagaTTTTGATGGGACGTGGGTTATGAAGAGTAATTTTTCGAGTTCGCgatagaattttcctttattCTGTACAAACAGCATTTCTCTATTATATATAGCACCTAAAGGTTCTgtgcaaatattattttccctTTTAGTAATCAAGGGTGAGTCTAGATTTCACAGCACGCGTGTGTGCAAAATGAGCAGCCCCAGTCCCTCAGTCCACCTATTAGTTTATGCTTATCACGAAGCCAAACTGAGATAAACCTCATTGTAGGCAACTAATCAAGCAAAAGGGTCGTGAGGCGGATCACGAGTCTGATCACTGGACTTAAAACTTAAGATTTTTTCTCCAGCATATGAACTCTCATGTCACTTAAGCTATCATTCGCTGATCAATAATTATTATCCAATGAATATAACAAGTAGATTAAGGATCAAGAAACTCTCTATAACAAACCTGCAGATATCAGGCAGGTCCTTTGGATCTGGACACTGGGGAGCCATGGGACAGTAGAAAGTGTCCCTCCAGTTAGCCGTCGGCGCGCTATACAAATCAAAGTTGGTGTTATACACAAAAGGTTTTGTTAAATCCCTTGTGTACCACTGCTTCTTCACCTCGGTGTCTTGCTCATAGAATCTGTGGACTCCATTCATCATCTCCTCCAACACAGCCTCAGGGACGCCATGGTTGATCAGTTGGAAGAAGCCCCATGTTTCGGACGCTTCCCGGATTTGCTCCACCACCTCCCTGCGCTTGACTGGATCTCCGTCGCCTCCATGAAGGTCGACGACTGGAAAAATGAACGGGCTTTCGGTGGGTTTTGATGGGGTTTTGTCATGATGATCATCTGGTGGCTGAATGAATATCGGAGGGACAGCGGCGACTCCGGCGTCAACAAGGCCTTTAACGCCGGCTCTGGTGTCGTCGAAAGCCTTCAGTTCACTTGCTCGGTCGTAGTTTGCTGCATCTGTTTTCGAAGATGAAGAAGCAACCATTTTCGCTCTGGAAGGTTTTGGAATTCAATCCTAGAAACTGAACTTTTTGGCTAAATTTGGTGGAATCAAATTAAGCGGTATGTGTGTGTTCTTGTGTTAACAAGTGGAAATGAAGAGTTGGGCAATCAAAGTGAAAAAACAGAGCTGGGGATGCGAGGGATGGAATGGAGTGATGCAGTAGTGTAGGACAATGTTTAAGGGGACATTCCATTTGTAGAGGAGAAAGTTTGACCGTTGAATGTACATGTGATATATGgctatattttgatattaaaatattatgataaattGCAATTTTTGTTCACCGCCTTTCCCCCCCCTTCCCTCGTCAGTGTAACTGACCACCCATCATCGTTCTTCATCTCAATCTCCTCGCATCTTCTCATCTCTGCAATCTCATCGCTATCACCTTGCCACCTCTCACTGCTGCAACCTCGCCGCCTTGCGACGATAGACAGTTTTTAGAAACAACCATGGAAAGGGAAGAGAGAGGAGATGGCCGAGGGGAAGAgaagtaaatttataattaatttgacaagagatattttggttatttgtGCGCGTGTGTAGCCAAAGTTGTAACCCTCTATGTACAAGTAGCGTTTTTCTTgcgaaaatgttatttgtactCAATGGGCTATATCTTAGACTACAGAAAATAGCTcaattgacaaaaatatcctcGCTTAATTTACAAAAGCCCCTTCcttgtttttctctctctcttcacccAGCAATCCCATAGTTGCCTCTTCTCTCCTTTATCCCAGCTATCACATGACCGCCTCCTCTCTACTCTCTCATTCCCTTTCCATAGCCGCCTTCAACAAACGTTTGTCACCGCCTTCGCCTCTCTTCTCGTGTGCGATCGTCGTTGCATCCTCAATGACGATTAGCACCAAGAGCAAGGCAACGAGGGGCATTTGTTGGAGCCAACAATCGGACGAGGGGAGAGAAAAAAGAGGACGCAACCATGGGTTGTTGGGTGAGCAAAGTAAATTTGCAAAGAAAATATCGATACTTTCGTTATTTTAGCGTGTGTGTAATTCTTATTATAGTCCTGTGTGTACAAATAGTataatcttttttcttaaattttagagCCAAGCTTGAGGCTTGCTTAAACAGCTTAAAGATTcttatttattgttttgaaaagtgctataatttataaaaagaaaaaattaaactattacaagacgacttcaaaattatttcaaaaaatagcaaaaattatttatagaaaCCAAAATGTCAAAGACCCAGATTCGAAAAGCTGCAATCCAGCCGCTACTTTTTTTAGTTGGGAAATGATCAGAAAATagatagataaataaatgaatgaatgaataaagaGTATAAAGGCCAATGGGCAATGGCTGCCTTATTCCAGAGCTACCCCCATGGGAGTTGGGATAAGATCCACTGCAATCTGCCCAACTGACTCGGAGGATGACAAAGGAGAACGAATTGTTGGGCTGGCGAGGATTAAAAGCAAAGCAAGGGTGGTGAATTTGTGTTATTTTAATATGAACTCGTAGTTTACGTCTCTTCGGTGGTGCACCATGATTGTATTTGTCTAGACGACTAGATAAAAAGGAGCACCACACCGCCCGGTATTCTTCCTTGCCGGCTTCAATACAGTCTCctattttccccattttcccCAGCCTAGTGGTCCTCTTTATTAACCCAAGGACTCTTAGATTATATTCTTAGACGAGAAAATCTTCTTATAAAACCTCTTTAACACTCTTAGATAGagtgtaaatataaaaatacaaaaaataaacaacagaAACAGAAATGATCTAGTCACGAATCAAATAATAAGCGCAAGATATATTTTGCttcggaatgcctttggcaaAACTatatccagccttcaaacaTTCACTAAGAGCAATCTTTTTTATTACCAAGAATGATCAGTACACAGCTTGAGTAATTTCTCCTATTCCCAAGTACAACCAACACTCATTCTCCAATATTATAAAGTTGTCTTGAACACCAGCCTCTCTCTCTAAATAAATGTTCGCTCGATACAATAGAATGAGAGAATCTACCCCATTGCCCTATATTtataggaaaatgctatttgtacaaaaACTTGGTTACAGAAAATGTACAGGGATGATATATCGTGAAATATCGCaatattttgacatcaaaatatcgcgatattttgagtTCATCCCCTCCTCCCTCTCtcctatctctctccctctttccctcGCCACTGCAACCTCACATGCGGCCGTTCTTCGCCTCCGCCTGGTCTCGCCGCCGCCTCGCCTCACCAGCGCCTTGCCTCGCCTCGCCGCTGCAACCTCCGCCGCCTCGCCCCGTCGCCTCTGCCGCCTCATCGCGTCGCCTCGGCCGCCTCGCCGCTGCCGCCTCACCTCGCCTCGTCGCTCCCTCTGCCGCTGGAGCCGACGGTGTGAGAAGGAGAGccagagagagacagagggagagagagatgctgcATTTGGGTCATTTGGGTTATTAATTACAAGGGCAAAATAGATATTTTGGTTGCCCTGTAAATTTTTCTGTAAGATTtgttctgtacaaatagcatgacccATATTTATAATAGTGAATGGATACTCcaattaagattttaaaatatttatagtttaaaCTCCCAACTTATCACTAATTATAGTTTGTGTTACAacttttatctaaaatcttcaaTGATTCTCAAAATACACTGCTATAACTGATCTTATTAacctatactctagacaacatTTTAACAAATCTCATAAGAACTTGACCTTCATCTATCAAAACCTTGGCCTTCCAATATATGAACTTGACCTCTTCTCATAGGATCTTTCTACTGCACCTAATTactcaaacacaaaacaaatattaagaatatcaaattaatattgaaaacatAACAATAGACCacattttggataaattttagcTGCAATAACTATACTTGCAACTCTCATTAAATATTATCCTCCTCAAGGGATTtcctaataaataaattttcctaacatcaatatgattgatAATACTCCATGGTGGGACTAAAGACTAAGCCAAATGGACTGCCTATTAGTTGTTTCAACTCCTCCTACCTAGACTGTATTTTAGGGTTCCTGTTGcatacaaaatgcaacatatacacccTAAATACATAATTTCTAGCTAGGCaaactccaccataaaccaaatccatacatGATATTTATTACTCATTAATCGCAAAGTGTCCAAACTTTTACACAGCATTACATCAATAGTTCACCATACCCAGATTGGCCTTAACATTGTTAGACTGTATTCCTAACTTCGCAAAATCGGTCTTTTAGGCTTTATCACTATCTTCCCTTCTTATGTTTGTTTCAAAACCCAAAGGACTGCTCGACCTTTTTTCTTAACTCTCTTTTATTTCCAACTTAACAAAGGTATGCTTAAGATTTGGGTACTCTTAGGTTGCCATGAGCTGTTTTATTCCTATTCCAACCTCTATGCCTTATCTTTCCAGCTTTTCCTCCTTCCAACAATCTCAAACACTGAACTATCACCTTAGCTACACCTTGAGATTCCCATTGGATAACTATCAATGAAGTTGCCTTACATTTCCTAAACATACCATTGAAATTAACACAGCTACCTCATGCACTCAATTTACCCCTTAGACTATCACAATCTTATATCTTACCTAGGAAATCCTTTTGCCTATATTCCCTTGGGCTACTCTATAAGATCACTTTTCCCTTAGATCCCTTATGAATAATTAACTGTTCGAGACACCTATTTGATCCGAACTCTAAaccttctattcccttgctcatttcctacaaaataattctctttctctttccttgCTTAATCTGGACTTTTGATCAATAATGGTTACACCATATAAGGACACACTTGCACACATCATTTCCCCTTACTGTTCACATGGACCCTTATTGCAAGAGCCAAAActatcttaaacactagcttcctccctctcacaatccAGCCCAAGCTTACATAATTAATatgatcccaaaaaaaaaaaaaaaatccagattTCCTTATTGTTATACCTTAGTTCATAAGTTAGTTTCAAACATCCCAAAGGATTCTCCTTGCTGGCCAGCATTCCAAATTCCTTCCTTGGGCATTGGAATCAACTAATTCCATGTCCTCTTATTAAAGTTTTACctcataggtaagaaccctaaCTTTCGTAAgacctaggcatacctattACAAAACTCCACAACACTTAACCTTTCACACTAGAAGCAATTTCTAGCAATCTTAAATTcaattccagcaagctcatatatGTTTGGGAATTTCTTAGAGACACACCATCTCCACTAAGTTCACCTTACCTAGCTTCACCATAagacaaggcctagataggtTCCCAAAACATTCGAGAAACTAATTTCTAATGGGATTTATTGattttggagacttctacatTTGGAGACCTAGTCAAAACTACATGGCCATTATTCCTATACACCTGCACATTTTTCCCTCCCCTaatatccctagccttagatacctttccTAGTCCTTACTCACCATTGTGAGTCATTCTCAAGAAATGCTAACCTAACTTATCATGGGCTATCCTTAGTAGCTGCAGCTTATCCACAGAACCTGCAAGCATGCACTACATAATCTctattcttgagggttgcttcCATCTCTCTACGAGATCCTAGCAACTCTCAGGACTCCAATTCTCACTATCTAATTATTCCTAAGGGCATTAGACTTTCTATTAAAACAGGGACATAATTTACAACTTCTAATAATCTGGAATAGCTCtactgactgcactctcaccctgcaattaaaacacaataaaaacaaatcataataaaacttttatattttttttattttagtgagaggtttatactcgccagtgtacgagtgcagttgtagtccaaatttaaatttatattttctggatgaatccaggtcgtccactgagagatttatttatggcaaaagaaaaagaatgtcacacacacacacacgcatttggacaaattgacaacaagattttttatggttttgtttttagacaacagatactagaaaataaagtaaggcaaaaattgaaataaacattaaacgtaaaaatatgaatttggatagtgcttgagttaagacaatttcagtaccaacccgttgattcccaaattttagcatataagattagcaacattaatttaatttcagatatgagggtttgttattaaatgcaattagagatgatgatagttctaggttaagcaatccccatacatgatatgcgggattctaatttaagcaactaccataaatccaattacaattaatatacaaaacaactaaattaatcatccgggtttgggtatgatagtgtttccagttctagtaactctcatacatggcatgaaagctctaagttaggcttacgctccaatccaaacctagtgattttttaataattaatacacactcatactgaaatttaaattaatgttacttacttaaagcgcagctttctttgggaatcattggcattggacactgtccttgccttaacccaag is a window encoding:
- the LOC127789192 gene encoding 1-aminocyclopropane-1-carboxylate oxidase homolog 1-like isoform X2; the protein is MVASSSSKTDAANYDRASELKAFDDTRAGVKGLVDAGVAAVPPIFIQPPDDHHDKTPSKPTESPFIFPVVDLHGGDGDPVKRREVVEQIREASETWGFFQLINHGVPEAVLEEMMNGVHRFYEQDTEVKKQWYTRDLTKPFVYNTNFDLYSAPTANWRDTFYCPMAPQCPDPKDLPDICREILKEYPEQVMKLGRYLFKLLSEALGLKPDKLIDMGCAEGLSVLCHYYPACPQPELTLGTSKHADNDFLTVLLQDHIGGLQVLHQNQWIDVPPTPGALVVNIGDLLQLISNDKFISVEHRVLANKVGPRVSVACFFSTDFLPYTKLYGPIKELLSEDNPPKYKETTVRDYVLNFCAKGLDGTSALSHLRL
- the LOC127789192 gene encoding 1-aminocyclopropane-1-carboxylate oxidase homolog 1-like isoform X1 gives rise to the protein MVASSSSKTDAANYDRASELKAFDDTRAGVKGLVDAGVAAVPPIFIQPPDDHHDKTPSKPTESPFIFPVVDLHGGDGDPVKRREVVEQIREASETWGFFQLINHGVPEAVLEEMMNGVHRFYEQDTEVKKQWYTRDLTKPFVYNTNFDLYSAPTANWRDTFYCPMAPQCPDPKDLPDICREILKEYPEQVMKLGRYLFKLLSEALGLKPDKLIDMGCAEGLSVLCHYYPACPQPELTLGTSKHADNDFLTVLLQDHIGGLQVLHQNQWIDVPPTPGALVVNIGDLLQLISNDKFISVEHRVLANKVGPRVSVACFFSTDFLPYTKLYGPIKELLSEDNPPKYKETTVRDYVLNFCAKGLDGTSALSHLRL